The following coding sequences are from one Megachile rotundata isolate GNS110a chromosome 13, iyMegRotu1, whole genome shotgun sequence window:
- the sp3 gene encoding phosphatidylinositide phosphatase spermathreecae isoform X2: MELFRTDTHFIFVKERHSLWCDKFTGEFSAKSDWEWASPKDLECLGIFYGIVGKIEQPSVLEPRLMLIKEISPAGELYGGHIVYKIKSIAFLHFGTENNDIGLLPCKKHQNLPKKKSQGGLFDVPQKAAFAKTWGTIKSATNTIKNTTQQAAALATSQVKSTVSKRNIVKDKERFERRILEELNKIFTETDSFYFCQTGDITNSLQRLCIAESQQNEEELNRPLWQRVDDRFFWNKHMLQDIINLKTDKATCWILPVIQGYVQIEKCKVEVGIDEQPQHETFNLAIISRRSRFRAGTRYKRRGVDDEGKCANYVETEQLVWYHDHQVSFVQVRGSVPVYWSQPGYKYKPPPRIDKDEAETQVAFEKHFHEELDLYGPICIVNLVEQTGKEKIIWEAYSNHVLNYDHPDITYTSFDFHEYCRGMHFENVSILVNALATVLTEMKYCWRDKQGTICMQKGVFRVNCIDCLDRTNVVQTALGKAVMEMQFSKLGLIPPDGTLPTNIRQTFQLLWANNGDIISKQYAGTNALKGDYTRTGERKFTGLMKDGMNSANRYYLNRFKDVYRQATIDMMLGNSVSEEVFQERTEEEDNAATAIHVKLLIEDCKKLLIPDPEIILGSWGLIDADPVTGDPTETEMDTILILTRDSYYVADYDDQIDKVTNYQRVPLEDIILIEFGQPESSISLFKNKHFYCIRINYKMANEYGYFHMFRSTNLRFFNNMAVVVKTEEESIESLKAICEAISVATEIAGLPKITVAMNVTLDRRKSKLVNSRGSTGLLDISSFPELTRNVSETQLLALKSAGTKALSNMSEQFSKLNKLSHSFSARKPIDLARSIGRKTDAPSKPTFTVGNRDISGNVQGKHHSSSSSSDDEDTKIPPVPLEKPDNFRHDKNLMEAYTPSIGIIMGVKNADVVENDKNNESHNLSIRPNKLSEQSSIGEALAVPQSGSGTSTLSASPQRTVATTPEINVTEPLMEDNERLVPPTSLNLSKNISHSTGEVDSKLILSNINSNMLQTDSRIQDKKRSTSEQDLTLNITSSQSESALKSIKTNITNVTSPVAATAKDILSPFSKFAKGMQNLGANLDPRKLKSGQVGLLKNLSDHHMEQRQKLQERWGSCQSKLIAL; this comes from the exons AAAGGCATAGCCTGTGGTGTGACAAGTTTACAGGAGAATTTTCTGCTAAATCGG ATTGGGAATGGGCTTCACCAAAAGATTTAGAATGTCTTGGAATATTTTATGGAATAGTTGGAAAAATAGAACAGCCTTCTGTTCTGGAACCACGCTTAATGTTGATCAAAGAGATTTCACCAGCTGGAGAACTATATGGAGGTCACATTGTATATAAGATCAAATCTATAGCATTTTTGCATTTTGGCACAGAAAATAATGATATTGGACTTCTGCCATGTAAGAAACATCAAAATTTGCCAAAGAAAAAAAGTCAAGGTGGTTTGTTCGATGTACCACAGAAAGCAGCCTTTGCTAAAACATGGGGAACCATTAAAAGTGCAACAAACACTATAAAGAACACGACTCAACAAGCAGCTGCCCTTGCAACATCTCAG GTAAAATCTACGGTATCTAAAAGAAACATTGTTAAAGACAAGGAGAGATTTGAAAGGAGAATTTTGGAagaattgaacaaaatttttacaGAAACTGATTCCTTTTATTTCTGTCAAACCGGTGACATTACTAATAGTTTACAGAGACTTTGCATTGCAGAGTCACAACAGAATGAAGAAGAATTGAATAGACCACTTTGGCAAAGAGTGGATGACAGGTTTTTTTGGAACAAGCACATGTTACAAGATATAATAAATCTAAAA ACAGACAAAGCAACTTGTTGGATATTGCCAGTAATTCAGGGATATGTGCAAATAGAAAAATGCAAGGTAGAAGTAGGTATTGATGAACAACCTCAACATGAAACCTTTAACTTAGCAATTATATCTAGAAGAAGTAGGTTTCGTGCAGGCACGAG ATATAAACGTCGTGGTGTCGATGACGAAGGAAAATGCGCAAACTATGTCGAAACAGAACAACTAGTTTGGTATCATGATCACCAAGTATCTTTCGTACAAGTAAGAGGTAGTGTACCTGTGTATTGGTCTCAACCTGGCTATAAATATAAGCCGCCACCACGTATCGATAAAG acGAAGCAGAAACGCAGGTAGCGTTTGAAAAGCACTTTCACGAAGAACTCGATTTATATGGCCCAATCTGTATTGTGAATCTCGTAGAGCAAACAGGCAAAGAGAAGATCATTTGGGAAGCTTATAGTAATCATGTTCTTAATTACGATCATCCTGACATAACGTATACGAGTTTTGATTTCCACGAGTATTG TCGAGGAATGCATTTTGAAAATGTGTCTATTCTGGTCAATGCATTAGCTACAGTATTGACAGAGATGAAGTATTGTTGGCGCGATAAGCAAGGCACAATTTGCATGCAGAAGGGAGTGTTTCGGGTGAATTGCATAGATTGTTTAGATAGAACGAACGTGGTGCAAACCGCTTTGGGTAAAGCCGTGATGGAAATGCAGTTTTCGAAGCTAGGTCTAATACCACCAGACGGAACGTTACCGACGAACATCAGACAAACGTTTCAATTGCTTTGGGCCAATAATGGCGACATTATCAGTAAACAGTATGCTGGTACAAACGCTCTGAAG GGAGATTATACAAGAACGGGGGAAAGAAAATTTACTGGGTTAATGAAAGATGGCATGAATTCTGCGAACAG ATATTATTTAAATCGTTTCAAGGATGTTTATAGACAAGCCACGATCGATATGATGTTAGGAAATTCTGTAAGCGAGGAAGTGTTTCAAGAGCGTACCGAGGAGGAAGACAATGCTGCCACTGCGATTCATGTGAAACTGCTAATAGAAGATTGCAAGAAACTACTTATACCAGATCCAGAAATCATTCTAGGCAGTTGGGGTCTTATCGATGCTGATCCTGT aACTGGCGATCCAACGGAAACAGAAATggatactattttaatattgacaCGAGACAGTTACTATGTTGCCGACTATGATGATCAGATTGATAAAGTGACAAACTACCAAAGAGTTCCACTGGAAGATATTATATTAATCGAATTTGGCCAGCCTGAAAGTTCAATCTCTCTCTTTAAGAATAAGCATTTCTATTGCATTAGAATAAATTATAAGATGGCCAATGAGTATGGCTACTTCCACATGTTCCGCAGTACAAATCTTCGGTTTTTTAATAACATGGCCGTTGTCGTGAAAACCGAAGAAGAAAGTATAG AATCGTTAAAAGCAATCTGTGAAGCTATTTCAGTAGCAACGGAAATAGCGGGTTTACCAAAGATTACTGTAGCAATGAACGTCACGTTGGACAGACGAAAGAGTAAGTTAGTCAACAGTAGAGGATCTACTGGTCTTCTGGATATATCATCATTTCCAGAATTGACCAGAAACGTTTCAGAAACACAGTTATTAGCCCTTAAAAGTGCAG GAACGAAAGCTTTAAGCAACATGTCAGAGCAATTTAGCAAATTAAATAAGTTAAGTCATAGCTTTAGTGCCAGGAAGCCGATAGATTTAGCTAGAAGCATCGGGAGGAAGACTGACGCTCCGTCGAAACCTACATTTACCGTTGGCAATAGGGATATATCTGGCAATGTACAAGGGAAACATCACAGTAGCAGTAGCAGTAGCGACGATGAAGATACAAAGATTCCACCTGTTCCTTTAGAAAAGCCAGACAACTTCAGACATGATAAGAATCTAATGGAAGCGTACACTCCATCTATTGGTATCATAATGGGTGTAAAAAATGCAGACGTAGTAGAAAACGACAAGAACAACGAATCTCATAATTTATCGATAAGACCGAATAAATTGTCTGAGCAGAGCTCCATCGGAGAAGCATTGGCAGTTCCACAGTCTGGCTCTGGAACAAGCACTCTAAGTGCTTCTCCGCAAAGGACCGTAGCAACTACGCCGGAAATAAATGTAACTGAGCCCTTAATGGAAGACAATGAGAGGTTGGTTCCACCAACGTCGTTGAATCTCTCCAAAAATATTAGTCACTCAACGGGAGAAGTCGATAGCAAATTAATACTCAGCAACATAAATAGCAACATGCTGCAGACAGATAGCAGGATTCAAGATAAGAAGAGATCAACATCTGAACAAGATCTAACTCTGAATATTACATCCTCTCAGAGCGAATCTGCTTTGAAGTCGATAAAAACAAACATTACTAATGTTACAAGTCCAGTGGCAGCTACTGCCAAAGATATTCTATCGCCTTTCTCGAAATTCGCTAAAGGAATGCAAAATTTAGGAGCAAACTTGGATCCTAGAAAGTTGAAGTCAGGGCAGGTGGGACTGCTGAAGAATCTTTCAGATCATCACATGGAACAACGTCAAAAGTTACAAGAGAGATGGGGTTCGTGTCAATCTAAGCTAATTGCTTTATAA
- the sp3 gene encoding phosphatidylinositide phosphatase spermathreecae isoform X1, producing the protein MELFRTDTHFIFVKERHSLWCDKFTGEFSAKSDWEWASPKDLECLGIFYGIVGKIEQPSVLEPRLMLIKEISPAGELYGGHIVYKIKSIAFLHFGTENNDIGLLPCKKHQNLPKKKSQGGLFDVPQKAAFAKTWGTIKSATNTIKNTTQQAAALATSQVKSTVSKRNIVKDKERFERRILEELNKIFTETDSFYFCQTGDITNSLQRLCIAESQQNEEELNRPLWQRVDDRFFWNKHMLQDIINLKTDKATCWILPVIQGYVQIEKCKVEVGIDEQPQHETFNLAIISRRSRFRAGTRYKRRGVDDEGKCANYVETEQLVWYHDHQVSFVQVRGSVPVYWSQPGYKYKPPPRIDKDEAETQVAFEKHFHEELDLYGPICIVNLVEQTGKEKIIWEAYSNHVLNYDHPDITYTSFDFHEYCRGMHFENVSILVNALATVLTEMKYCWRDKQGTICMQKGVFRVNCIDCLDRTNVVQTALGKAVMEMQFSKLGLIPPDGTLPTNIRQTFQLLWANNGDIISKQYAGTNALKGDYTRTGERKFTGLMKDGMNSANRYFQQHFLDDIRQAAIDAMLGKPIDVNQLNTDWSQYLRILDYCCLELIPAKPPNIELQLATYPDFLCASAMYNLARYYLNRFKDVYRQATIDMMLGNSVSEEVFQERTEEEDNAATAIHVKLLIEDCKKLLIPDPEIILGSWGLIDADPVTGDPTETEMDTILILTRDSYYVADYDDQIDKVTNYQRVPLEDIILIEFGQPESSISLFKNKHFYCIRINYKMANEYGYFHMFRSTNLRFFNNMAVVVKTEEESIESLKAICEAISVATEIAGLPKITVAMNVTLDRRKSKLVNSRGSTGLLDISSFPELTRNVSETQLLALKSAGTKALSNMSEQFSKLNKLSHSFSARKPIDLARSIGRKTDAPSKPTFTVGNRDISGNVQGKHHSSSSSSDDEDTKIPPVPLEKPDNFRHDKNLMEAYTPSIGIIMGVKNADVVENDKNNESHNLSIRPNKLSEQSSIGEALAVPQSGSGTSTLSASPQRTVATTPEINVTEPLMEDNERLVPPTSLNLSKNISHSTGEVDSKLILSNINSNMLQTDSRIQDKKRSTSEQDLTLNITSSQSESALKSIKTNITNVTSPVAATAKDILSPFSKFAKGMQNLGANLDPRKLKSGQVGLLKNLSDHHMEQRQKLQERWGSCQSKLIAL; encoded by the exons AAAGGCATAGCCTGTGGTGTGACAAGTTTACAGGAGAATTTTCTGCTAAATCGG ATTGGGAATGGGCTTCACCAAAAGATTTAGAATGTCTTGGAATATTTTATGGAATAGTTGGAAAAATAGAACAGCCTTCTGTTCTGGAACCACGCTTAATGTTGATCAAAGAGATTTCACCAGCTGGAGAACTATATGGAGGTCACATTGTATATAAGATCAAATCTATAGCATTTTTGCATTTTGGCACAGAAAATAATGATATTGGACTTCTGCCATGTAAGAAACATCAAAATTTGCCAAAGAAAAAAAGTCAAGGTGGTTTGTTCGATGTACCACAGAAAGCAGCCTTTGCTAAAACATGGGGAACCATTAAAAGTGCAACAAACACTATAAAGAACACGACTCAACAAGCAGCTGCCCTTGCAACATCTCAG GTAAAATCTACGGTATCTAAAAGAAACATTGTTAAAGACAAGGAGAGATTTGAAAGGAGAATTTTGGAagaattgaacaaaatttttacaGAAACTGATTCCTTTTATTTCTGTCAAACCGGTGACATTACTAATAGTTTACAGAGACTTTGCATTGCAGAGTCACAACAGAATGAAGAAGAATTGAATAGACCACTTTGGCAAAGAGTGGATGACAGGTTTTTTTGGAACAAGCACATGTTACAAGATATAATAAATCTAAAA ACAGACAAAGCAACTTGTTGGATATTGCCAGTAATTCAGGGATATGTGCAAATAGAAAAATGCAAGGTAGAAGTAGGTATTGATGAACAACCTCAACATGAAACCTTTAACTTAGCAATTATATCTAGAAGAAGTAGGTTTCGTGCAGGCACGAG ATATAAACGTCGTGGTGTCGATGACGAAGGAAAATGCGCAAACTATGTCGAAACAGAACAACTAGTTTGGTATCATGATCACCAAGTATCTTTCGTACAAGTAAGAGGTAGTGTACCTGTGTATTGGTCTCAACCTGGCTATAAATATAAGCCGCCACCACGTATCGATAAAG acGAAGCAGAAACGCAGGTAGCGTTTGAAAAGCACTTTCACGAAGAACTCGATTTATATGGCCCAATCTGTATTGTGAATCTCGTAGAGCAAACAGGCAAAGAGAAGATCATTTGGGAAGCTTATAGTAATCATGTTCTTAATTACGATCATCCTGACATAACGTATACGAGTTTTGATTTCCACGAGTATTG TCGAGGAATGCATTTTGAAAATGTGTCTATTCTGGTCAATGCATTAGCTACAGTATTGACAGAGATGAAGTATTGTTGGCGCGATAAGCAAGGCACAATTTGCATGCAGAAGGGAGTGTTTCGGGTGAATTGCATAGATTGTTTAGATAGAACGAACGTGGTGCAAACCGCTTTGGGTAAAGCCGTGATGGAAATGCAGTTTTCGAAGCTAGGTCTAATACCACCAGACGGAACGTTACCGACGAACATCAGACAAACGTTTCAATTGCTTTGGGCCAATAATGGCGACATTATCAGTAAACAGTATGCTGGTACAAACGCTCTGAAG GGAGATTATACAAGAACGGGGGAAAGAAAATTTACTGGGTTAATGAAAGATGGCATGAATTCTGCGAACAG ATATTTTCAACAACACTTTCTGGATGACATACGTCAAGCGGCAATAGATGCCATGCTAGGGAAACCTATCGATGTTAATCAACTGAATACCGATTGGTCACAATATTTGCGCATCCTAGATTATTGCTGCCTTGAGTTGATTCCCGCGAAACCACCAAATATAGAGCTTCAACTTGCTACTTATCCTGACTTTCTTTGTGCCAGTGCTATGTATAATTTAGCAAG ATATTATTTAAATCGTTTCAAGGATGTTTATAGACAAGCCACGATCGATATGATGTTAGGAAATTCTGTAAGCGAGGAAGTGTTTCAAGAGCGTACCGAGGAGGAAGACAATGCTGCCACTGCGATTCATGTGAAACTGCTAATAGAAGATTGCAAGAAACTACTTATACCAGATCCAGAAATCATTCTAGGCAGTTGGGGTCTTATCGATGCTGATCCTGT aACTGGCGATCCAACGGAAACAGAAATggatactattttaatattgacaCGAGACAGTTACTATGTTGCCGACTATGATGATCAGATTGATAAAGTGACAAACTACCAAAGAGTTCCACTGGAAGATATTATATTAATCGAATTTGGCCAGCCTGAAAGTTCAATCTCTCTCTTTAAGAATAAGCATTTCTATTGCATTAGAATAAATTATAAGATGGCCAATGAGTATGGCTACTTCCACATGTTCCGCAGTACAAATCTTCGGTTTTTTAATAACATGGCCGTTGTCGTGAAAACCGAAGAAGAAAGTATAG AATCGTTAAAAGCAATCTGTGAAGCTATTTCAGTAGCAACGGAAATAGCGGGTTTACCAAAGATTACTGTAGCAATGAACGTCACGTTGGACAGACGAAAGAGTAAGTTAGTCAACAGTAGAGGATCTACTGGTCTTCTGGATATATCATCATTTCCAGAATTGACCAGAAACGTTTCAGAAACACAGTTATTAGCCCTTAAAAGTGCAG GAACGAAAGCTTTAAGCAACATGTCAGAGCAATTTAGCAAATTAAATAAGTTAAGTCATAGCTTTAGTGCCAGGAAGCCGATAGATTTAGCTAGAAGCATCGGGAGGAAGACTGACGCTCCGTCGAAACCTACATTTACCGTTGGCAATAGGGATATATCTGGCAATGTACAAGGGAAACATCACAGTAGCAGTAGCAGTAGCGACGATGAAGATACAAAGATTCCACCTGTTCCTTTAGAAAAGCCAGACAACTTCAGACATGATAAGAATCTAATGGAAGCGTACACTCCATCTATTGGTATCATAATGGGTGTAAAAAATGCAGACGTAGTAGAAAACGACAAGAACAACGAATCTCATAATTTATCGATAAGACCGAATAAATTGTCTGAGCAGAGCTCCATCGGAGAAGCATTGGCAGTTCCACAGTCTGGCTCTGGAACAAGCACTCTAAGTGCTTCTCCGCAAAGGACCGTAGCAACTACGCCGGAAATAAATGTAACTGAGCCCTTAATGGAAGACAATGAGAGGTTGGTTCCACCAACGTCGTTGAATCTCTCCAAAAATATTAGTCACTCAACGGGAGAAGTCGATAGCAAATTAATACTCAGCAACATAAATAGCAACATGCTGCAGACAGATAGCAGGATTCAAGATAAGAAGAGATCAACATCTGAACAAGATCTAACTCTGAATATTACATCCTCTCAGAGCGAATCTGCTTTGAAGTCGATAAAAACAAACATTACTAATGTTACAAGTCCAGTGGCAGCTACTGCCAAAGATATTCTATCGCCTTTCTCGAAATTCGCTAAAGGAATGCAAAATTTAGGAGCAAACTTGGATCCTAGAAAGTTGAAGTCAGGGCAGGTGGGACTGCTGAAGAATCTTTCAGATCATCACATGGAACAACGTCAAAAGTTACAAGAGAGATGGGGTTCGTGTCAATCTAAGCTAATTGCTTTATAA
- the sp3 gene encoding phosphatidylinositide phosphatase spermathreecae isoform X3 produces the protein MLQDIINLKTDKATCWILPVIQGYVQIEKCKVEVGIDEQPQHETFNLAIISRRSRFRAGTRYKRRGVDDEGKCANYVETEQLVWYHDHQVSFVQVRGSVPVYWSQPGYKYKPPPRIDKDEAETQVAFEKHFHEELDLYGPICIVNLVEQTGKEKIIWEAYSNHVLNYDHPDITYTSFDFHEYCRGMHFENVSILVNALATVLTEMKYCWRDKQGTICMQKGVFRVNCIDCLDRTNVVQTALGKAVMEMQFSKLGLIPPDGTLPTNIRQTFQLLWANNGDIISKQYAGTNALKGDYTRTGERKFTGLMKDGMNSANRYFQQHFLDDIRQAAIDAMLGKPIDVNQLNTDWSQYLRILDYCCLELIPAKPPNIELQLATYPDFLCASAMYNLARYYLNRFKDVYRQATIDMMLGNSVSEEVFQERTEEEDNAATAIHVKLLIEDCKKLLIPDPEIILGSWGLIDADPVTGDPTETEMDTILILTRDSYYVADYDDQIDKVTNYQRVPLEDIILIEFGQPESSISLFKNKHFYCIRINYKMANEYGYFHMFRSTNLRFFNNMAVVVKTEEESIESLKAICEAISVATEIAGLPKITVAMNVTLDRRKSKLVNSRGSTGLLDISSFPELTRNVSETQLLALKSAGTKALSNMSEQFSKLNKLSHSFSARKPIDLARSIGRKTDAPSKPTFTVGNRDISGNVQGKHHSSSSSSDDEDTKIPPVPLEKPDNFRHDKNLMEAYTPSIGIIMGVKNADVVENDKNNESHNLSIRPNKLSEQSSIGEALAVPQSGSGTSTLSASPQRTVATTPEINVTEPLMEDNERLVPPTSLNLSKNISHSTGEVDSKLILSNINSNMLQTDSRIQDKKRSTSEQDLTLNITSSQSESALKSIKTNITNVTSPVAATAKDILSPFSKFAKGMQNLGANLDPRKLKSGQVGLLKNLSDHHMEQRQKLQERWGSCQSKLIAL, from the exons ATGTTACAAGATATAATAAATCTAAAA ACAGACAAAGCAACTTGTTGGATATTGCCAGTAATTCAGGGATATGTGCAAATAGAAAAATGCAAGGTAGAAGTAGGTATTGATGAACAACCTCAACATGAAACCTTTAACTTAGCAATTATATCTAGAAGAAGTAGGTTTCGTGCAGGCACGAG ATATAAACGTCGTGGTGTCGATGACGAAGGAAAATGCGCAAACTATGTCGAAACAGAACAACTAGTTTGGTATCATGATCACCAAGTATCTTTCGTACAAGTAAGAGGTAGTGTACCTGTGTATTGGTCTCAACCTGGCTATAAATATAAGCCGCCACCACGTATCGATAAAG acGAAGCAGAAACGCAGGTAGCGTTTGAAAAGCACTTTCACGAAGAACTCGATTTATATGGCCCAATCTGTATTGTGAATCTCGTAGAGCAAACAGGCAAAGAGAAGATCATTTGGGAAGCTTATAGTAATCATGTTCTTAATTACGATCATCCTGACATAACGTATACGAGTTTTGATTTCCACGAGTATTG TCGAGGAATGCATTTTGAAAATGTGTCTATTCTGGTCAATGCATTAGCTACAGTATTGACAGAGATGAAGTATTGTTGGCGCGATAAGCAAGGCACAATTTGCATGCAGAAGGGAGTGTTTCGGGTGAATTGCATAGATTGTTTAGATAGAACGAACGTGGTGCAAACCGCTTTGGGTAAAGCCGTGATGGAAATGCAGTTTTCGAAGCTAGGTCTAATACCACCAGACGGAACGTTACCGACGAACATCAGACAAACGTTTCAATTGCTTTGGGCCAATAATGGCGACATTATCAGTAAACAGTATGCTGGTACAAACGCTCTGAAG GGAGATTATACAAGAACGGGGGAAAGAAAATTTACTGGGTTAATGAAAGATGGCATGAATTCTGCGAACAG ATATTTTCAACAACACTTTCTGGATGACATACGTCAAGCGGCAATAGATGCCATGCTAGGGAAACCTATCGATGTTAATCAACTGAATACCGATTGGTCACAATATTTGCGCATCCTAGATTATTGCTGCCTTGAGTTGATTCCCGCGAAACCACCAAATATAGAGCTTCAACTTGCTACTTATCCTGACTTTCTTTGTGCCAGTGCTATGTATAATTTAGCAAG ATATTATTTAAATCGTTTCAAGGATGTTTATAGACAAGCCACGATCGATATGATGTTAGGAAATTCTGTAAGCGAGGAAGTGTTTCAAGAGCGTACCGAGGAGGAAGACAATGCTGCCACTGCGATTCATGTGAAACTGCTAATAGAAGATTGCAAGAAACTACTTATACCAGATCCAGAAATCATTCTAGGCAGTTGGGGTCTTATCGATGCTGATCCTGT aACTGGCGATCCAACGGAAACAGAAATggatactattttaatattgacaCGAGACAGTTACTATGTTGCCGACTATGATGATCAGATTGATAAAGTGACAAACTACCAAAGAGTTCCACTGGAAGATATTATATTAATCGAATTTGGCCAGCCTGAAAGTTCAATCTCTCTCTTTAAGAATAAGCATTTCTATTGCATTAGAATAAATTATAAGATGGCCAATGAGTATGGCTACTTCCACATGTTCCGCAGTACAAATCTTCGGTTTTTTAATAACATGGCCGTTGTCGTGAAAACCGAAGAAGAAAGTATAG AATCGTTAAAAGCAATCTGTGAAGCTATTTCAGTAGCAACGGAAATAGCGGGTTTACCAAAGATTACTGTAGCAATGAACGTCACGTTGGACAGACGAAAGAGTAAGTTAGTCAACAGTAGAGGATCTACTGGTCTTCTGGATATATCATCATTTCCAGAATTGACCAGAAACGTTTCAGAAACACAGTTATTAGCCCTTAAAAGTGCAG GAACGAAAGCTTTAAGCAACATGTCAGAGCAATTTAGCAAATTAAATAAGTTAAGTCATAGCTTTAGTGCCAGGAAGCCGATAGATTTAGCTAGAAGCATCGGGAGGAAGACTGACGCTCCGTCGAAACCTACATTTACCGTTGGCAATAGGGATATATCTGGCAATGTACAAGGGAAACATCACAGTAGCAGTAGCAGTAGCGACGATGAAGATACAAAGATTCCACCTGTTCCTTTAGAAAAGCCAGACAACTTCAGACATGATAAGAATCTAATGGAAGCGTACACTCCATCTATTGGTATCATAATGGGTGTAAAAAATGCAGACGTAGTAGAAAACGACAAGAACAACGAATCTCATAATTTATCGATAAGACCGAATAAATTGTCTGAGCAGAGCTCCATCGGAGAAGCATTGGCAGTTCCACAGTCTGGCTCTGGAACAAGCACTCTAAGTGCTTCTCCGCAAAGGACCGTAGCAACTACGCCGGAAATAAATGTAACTGAGCCCTTAATGGAAGACAATGAGAGGTTGGTTCCACCAACGTCGTTGAATCTCTCCAAAAATATTAGTCACTCAACGGGAGAAGTCGATAGCAAATTAATACTCAGCAACATAAATAGCAACATGCTGCAGACAGATAGCAGGATTCAAGATAAGAAGAGATCAACATCTGAACAAGATCTAACTCTGAATATTACATCCTCTCAGAGCGAATCTGCTTTGAAGTCGATAAAAACAAACATTACTAATGTTACAAGTCCAGTGGCAGCTACTGCCAAAGATATTCTATCGCCTTTCTCGAAATTCGCTAAAGGAATGCAAAATTTAGGAGCAAACTTGGATCCTAGAAAGTTGAAGTCAGGGCAGGTGGGACTGCTGAAGAATCTTTCAGATCATCACATGGAACAACGTCAAAAGTTACAAGAGAGATGGGGTTCGTGTCAATCTAAGCTAATTGCTTTATAA